Proteins from a single region of Labedella gwakjiensis:
- a CDS encoding glycoside hydrolase family 15 protein gives MKAVPPAPSDDYAPLRDYAVIGDGKTAALIRPDGRVDWLAVPALDGVPVFAALLDEVGGGRIELRPEGEFRSSRRYVNGTNVLQTTFTTDTGSVRVTDALVTGVAGPLPWTELARRIEGVKGTVAMRWVVRPGTALGTVSPWVEYLPTIGEDPERPTDPGPDECAILHVDSVSIAVTGCDHGPGETERPSDGREVGEDGDGMPQGSFTTSEGSTHALVIAATHDEPLHVPDPKEAVQRVQRTVDEWRQWSKVFTYDGPWADAVQRSALALKLLIHSQTGSIAAAATTSLPESRTGGKNWDYRFAWIRDLAYTTHALVRFGLREETHAALSWMLRTVKADGTPLRVFFDLHGNPPGDPVEHDVPGWGGIGPVVTGNPAGEQLQLGVYGDLLDIARLHVDAGNVLDVPTRRLLAATADTTCDLWRRPDSGMWELPDLRRHTSSMMGCWQALDAAVHLAEVAGLTGSVDRWRTERDRIHTWVWENCWSEEKQAWTMFAGGDELDTSVLLHAPSGFDRGERMASTIDAIIAELGTDGPPYRYSGVESEEFPFVACGFWLASALACTGRTDDARDLMDRMIALSNDVGLYSEMLDPVTGEFWGNLPQGLSHLALINAAITIEELTR, from the coding sequence CGCCGTGATCGGCGACGGCAAGACGGCCGCGCTCATCCGGCCGGACGGTCGCGTGGACTGGCTGGCCGTGCCCGCACTCGACGGCGTCCCCGTGTTCGCCGCGCTCCTCGACGAGGTGGGCGGCGGACGGATCGAGCTGCGGCCGGAGGGCGAGTTCCGGTCGTCGCGTCGCTACGTGAACGGCACGAACGTTCTGCAAACCACATTCACCACGGACACCGGATCGGTGCGCGTCACCGATGCGCTCGTCACGGGCGTCGCCGGACCGCTCCCCTGGACGGAGCTCGCTCGCCGCATCGAAGGCGTCAAGGGGACCGTGGCGATGCGCTGGGTGGTGCGGCCCGGGACGGCCCTCGGCACCGTCTCCCCGTGGGTCGAGTACCTGCCGACGATCGGGGAGGACCCGGAGCGGCCGACCGACCCCGGACCCGACGAGTGCGCGATCCTCCACGTCGACTCGGTCTCCATCGCGGTGACGGGCTGCGACCACGGCCCCGGAGAGACCGAGCGCCCGAGCGACGGTCGCGAGGTGGGCGAGGACGGCGACGGCATGCCGCAGGGCTCCTTCACGACGAGCGAGGGTTCGACCCACGCGCTCGTGATCGCCGCGACGCATGATGAGCCCCTGCACGTGCCCGACCCGAAGGAGGCCGTGCAGCGGGTGCAGCGCACGGTGGACGAGTGGCGCCAGTGGTCGAAGGTGTTCACGTACGACGGGCCGTGGGCGGACGCCGTACAGCGCAGCGCCCTCGCCCTCAAGCTCCTCATCCACAGCCAGACGGGATCGATCGCGGCCGCCGCCACGACGTCGCTGCCCGAGAGCCGCACGGGCGGGAAGAACTGGGACTACCGCTTCGCGTGGATCCGCGACCTGGCGTACACGACCCACGCGCTCGTGCGTTTCGGGCTGCGCGAGGAGACCCACGCGGCGCTCTCGTGGATGCTCCGCACGGTGAAGGCCGACGGGACGCCGCTGCGTGTGTTCTTCGACCTGCACGGCAACCCGCCAGGAGACCCCGTGGAGCACGACGTGCCCGGCTGGGGCGGCATCGGTCCGGTCGTGACGGGCAACCCCGCGGGCGAGCAGCTGCAGCTCGGCGTCTACGGCGACCTCCTCGACATCGCCCGCCTCCACGTGGACGCCGGCAACGTGCTCGACGTGCCGACGCGACGTCTGCTCGCCGCGACGGCCGACACGACGTGCGACCTGTGGCGCCGCCCCGACTCGGGCATGTGGGAGCTCCCCGATCTGCGCCGCCACACGTCGAGCATGATGGGGTGCTGGCAGGCGCTCGACGCCGCCGTGCACCTGGCCGAGGTCGCCGGGCTCACCGGCAGCGTCGACCGCTGGCGCACCGAGCGCGACCGCATCCATACGTGGGTGTGGGAGAACTGCTGGTCGGAGGAGAAGCAGGCGTGGACGATGTTCGCGGGCGGCGACGAGCTCGACACGTCCGTTCTGCTGCACGCACCGAGCGGCTTCGACCGCGGCGAGCGCATGGCGTCCACGATCGACGCGATCATCGCGGAGCTCGGCACCGACGGCCCGCCGTACCGCTACTCGGGCGTGGAGAGCGAGGAGTTCCCCTTCGTGGCGTGCGGCTTCTGGCTCGCGTCCGCTCTCGCCTGCACGGGCCGCACCGACGACGCCCGCGACCTCATGGACCGCATGATCGCCCTGTCCAACGACGTGGGCCTCTACTCCGAGATGCTCGACCCGGTGACGGGCGAGTTCTGGGGCAACCTGCCCCAGGGCCTCAGCCACCTCGCCCTGATCAACGCGGCCATCACGATCGAGGAGCTCACGCGATAG